A portion of the Oxynema aestuarii AP17 genome contains these proteins:
- a CDS encoding recombinase family protein, with amino-acid sequence MVFLDSVWIEGASRTGKTKRLLDRLCEQIDDREATDDGGRRDRQSGSPGLLVISATSSDRRDLRDRLGARMRARGAYPTYAIDTTTPLGFFRREVLLFWPLLVKTLHLSAHFPLHVRPETEQELATALWRRALDEGKLRQEHTSEYRLVRRILDLFQLAAARGLPYEDIPQLLQDGFGLDDDLPFLWESMGACLHQWRQWCLERGLLTYGLMTELYWRHLLPDPVYRDRLTRRYRAVFADDTDEYPAITRDLFEILLDAGAVGTFTYNPQGGIRSGLGADPEALQRLGDRCQYEQLKRPSGLRETFGPIALQLLDNPAIYARPAGMEFQALPFAAIQTSSRAQLLRATGEEIAAAVRQGQVKPGEIAVIAPGLDAIARYTLMDHLSSHEIPVDSLNEQRPLVSSPTIRALLTLLALVYPGLGHFLDRDSVAEMLVILSRSPENDIEIVGAPRSWPGREELPIPPASAIDLVRAGLIVDHCYAPATERPRLLPVNVFPRWDRLGYRATQAYKGIVDWIEGQRKQVEEERIDSASILLDRAIAQFIWHGSKLPHREISALRELLETARHYWDVDRRLQDYDRRQDPEYVTVGEFIKLLRQGTISAKPFPVDPPHDGEGAVTLATIFQYRSARLQHRWHFWLDIGSPLWLQGGAATLFAAPLFLRDRPRQPWSETEQLDTDEERLERILNDLLARVGDRLILCHSDLATNGQEQNGPLLSLLSGWVESDRATCKPYF; translated from the coding sequence ATGGTATTTTTAGACTCAGTTTGGATTGAGGGAGCCAGTCGCACGGGCAAAACCAAGCGGTTGCTCGATCGCCTCTGCGAACAGATCGACGATCGCGAGGCGACCGACGACGGAGGACGCCGCGATCGCCAAAGTGGATCCCCCGGATTGCTGGTCATCTCGGCCACTAGCAGCGATCGCCGCGACCTGCGCGATCGCCTCGGCGCCCGGATGAGAGCGCGCGGAGCCTATCCCACCTACGCGATCGACACCACAACCCCCCTCGGCTTTTTCCGGCGCGAAGTCCTCTTATTTTGGCCCTTACTCGTCAAAACCCTACACCTGTCCGCCCACTTCCCCTTGCACGTCCGACCGGAAACCGAACAAGAGCTCGCCACAGCCCTGTGGCGCCGTGCCTTAGACGAAGGCAAATTGCGCCAAGAACACACCAGCGAGTATCGCCTCGTGCGGCGGATCCTCGACTTATTCCAACTCGCCGCCGCCAGGGGTCTTCCCTACGAAGACATCCCCCAATTGCTGCAAGACGGCTTCGGTTTAGATGACGACTTACCCTTCTTGTGGGAATCGATGGGGGCCTGTCTGCATCAATGGCGTCAGTGGTGCTTGGAACGGGGTTTGTTAACCTACGGTCTGATGACCGAACTCTACTGGCGGCATTTACTGCCCGATCCGGTGTATCGAGACCGCCTGACTCGGCGCTATCGGGCCGTCTTCGCCGACGATACCGACGAATACCCCGCCATTACCCGAGATTTATTCGAGATCCTGCTCGATGCGGGAGCAGTCGGCACCTTTACTTACAATCCCCAAGGGGGTATCCGCTCCGGTTTGGGCGCCGATCCCGAGGCCCTACAGCGATTGGGCGATCGCTGCCAGTACGAGCAGTTGAAGCGCCCCAGTGGCTTGCGCGAAACCTTTGGCCCGATCGCGTTGCAACTGCTCGACAATCCCGCCATCTACGCCCGTCCCGCAGGCATGGAATTTCAAGCCCTGCCCTTTGCGGCGATCCAAACGTCCTCCCGGGCTCAACTGCTGCGCGCCACCGGGGAAGAAATCGCCGCCGCCGTCCGCCAGGGTCAAGTCAAACCTGGGGAGATCGCCGTCATCGCCCCCGGTTTGGATGCGATCGCCCGCTACACCCTCATGGATCACCTCAGCAGCCACGAGATCCCGGTCGATTCGCTCAACGAACAGCGACCCCTGGTCAGTTCGCCGACGATCCGCGCCTTGCTGACCCTGCTCGCCTTGGTTTATCCCGGTTTGGGTCATTTTCTCGATCGCGATAGCGTCGCCGAAATGCTCGTGATTCTGTCGCGATCGCCCGAGAACGACATCGAGATCGTCGGCGCCCCCCGCTCCTGGCCCGGTCGCGAAGAATTGCCGATTCCCCCCGCTTCGGCGATCGACCTCGTGCGCGCCGGACTGATCGTGGATCACTGTTACGCCCCCGCCACGGAACGTCCGCGCCTGTTACCCGTCAACGTTTTTCCCCGGTGGGACCGCCTCGGCTATCGGGCCACCCAGGCTTACAAAGGGATCGTGGACTGGATCGAAGGGCAACGAAAGCAGGTTGAGGAGGAGCGAATCGACAGTGCCAGCATCTTACTCGATCGCGCGATCGCCCAATTTATTTGGCACGGCAGCAAACTGCCCCATCGGGAAATCTCCGCCCTGCGCGAACTCCTCGAAACCGCCCGCCACTACTGGGATGTCGATCGCCGCTTACAGGACTACGACCGTCGCCAAGACCCGGAATACGTCACCGTCGGCGAATTTATCAAACTCCTGCGCCAGGGAACCATTTCCGCCAAGCCCTTTCCCGTCGATCCCCCCCACGACGGGGAAGGGGCCGTTACCCTGGCTACGATTTTCCAATACCGCTCGGCGCGACTGCAGCATCGGTGGCATTTCTGGCTCGATATCGGTTCGCCCCTGTGGCTGCAAGGGGGCGCTGCCACCTTATTCGCCGCCCCCTTATTTTTGCGCGATCGCCCCCGCCAACCGTGGAGCGAAACCGAGCAACTCGACACCGACGAGGAGCGGTTAGAACGCATTCTCAACGATTTACTCGCCCGAGTCGGCGATCGCCTGATCCTCTGTCATAGCGACCTCGCCACCAACGGTCAAGAACAAAATGGACCGCTTTTATCCTTACTCTCCGGTTGGGTAGAAAGCGATCGCGCCACCTGCAAACCGTATTTTTAA
- a CDS encoding proton extrusion protein PcxA, translated as MKKHKASKKPGYLKSIRQWFYGTPNRSLDLAYRAALKIEEIEKKHFHGNAIVPDFNEAGESVSSYFTSELQRNLGIIKVRLAEFRNSRSFLDILQQTIDPQSKIGESHDGYYLNSEELGEEAVLILDKLNFIDRVLQRYEGARPAEKPGAKLAKPPTAKSSDSSAPSASQGLARTIDPYAIDTSPEGRSLANTNVNNNANLPNKTRPRIAEDTTKDLGPISNQTSFLPRSILRTLDRVKRELDPKAEEEVVQEFRSSKTKTVISLKFILLIILIPLLTQQVSKNFIVGPIYDRVVGGNGEIFINVDMEEEAFVELHRYKEKLEFKNLIAKELEHLSEDTNEELNFKNTLHPLSEEEIEDKVKHKVLEIAEQYSKRSADAIQNIFADIFSFVAFGMVIYTSKREIEILKSFIDDLVYGLSDSAKAFIIILFTDIFVGFHSPHGWEVILEGISRHLGLPESREFIFLFIATFPVILDTVFKYWIFRYLNRISPSAVATYRNMNE; from the coding sequence ATGAAAAAACACAAAGCAAGTAAAAAGCCCGGATACTTAAAATCAATCCGTCAATGGTTTTATGGAACCCCCAACCGCTCCCTAGATCTGGCCTATCGCGCCGCCCTCAAAATTGAAGAAATCGAAAAAAAACATTTCCACGGTAACGCGATCGTCCCGGATTTTAACGAGGCAGGTGAAAGTGTTTCTTCTTATTTTACTTCCGAATTACAGCGCAATTTAGGAATTATCAAAGTTCGGCTCGCAGAATTTAGAAATAGTCGTTCTTTTTTGGACATTTTACAGCAAACCATCGATCCGCAATCCAAAATTGGCGAAAGTCATGACGGCTATTATCTCAATTCGGAAGAACTCGGCGAAGAAGCCGTTTTAATTTTAGATAAACTGAACTTTATCGATCGCGTTCTCCAACGCTACGAAGGCGCCCGTCCTGCGGAAAAACCCGGCGCCAAGCTCGCCAAACCACCCACGGCAAAATCATCGGATTCGTCCGCCCCATCGGCGTCTCAGGGTCTTGCGAGAACGATCGATCCCTACGCGATCGATACTTCGCCGGAGGGGCGATCGTTGGCCAATACTAATGTCAATAATAATGCCAATCTTCCCAACAAAACACGCCCGCGAATTGCCGAAGATACCACCAAAGATCTAGGGCCAATTTCCAATCAAACCAGCTTTTTACCGCGATCGATCTTGAGAACCCTCGATCGCGTCAAACGGGAATTAGACCCGAAAGCAGAAGAAGAAGTCGTACAAGAATTTCGCAGTTCTAAAACCAAAACCGTTATTTCGCTCAAATTTATTCTGCTCATTATTCTGATTCCCCTCCTCACCCAACAAGTTTCTAAAAACTTCATCGTCGGCCCCATTTACGATCGCGTCGTCGGCGGAAACGGCGAAATTTTTATTAACGTCGATATGGAAGAGGAAGCCTTCGTCGAACTGCATCGATATAAAGAAAAATTAGAATTCAAAAATCTAATTGCCAAAGAACTCGAACACCTCTCCGAAGACACCAACGAAGAATTAAACTTCAAAAACACCTTACATCCCTTATCGGAAGAGGAAATCGAGGATAAAGTCAAACATAAAGTTTTGGAAATTGCCGAACAATATAGCAAAAGAAGCGCTGACGCCATTCAAAACATTTTTGCCGATATTTTTTCCTTCGTCGCTTTTGGGATGGTGATTTACACCAGCAAACGCGAAATTGAAATTCTAAAATCCTTCATCGACGATCTCGTTTACGGACTCAGCGACAGCGCCAAAGCCTTCATCATTATTCTATTTACCGATATCTTCGTCGGATTCCACTCCCCCCACGGTTGGGAAGTGATTTTAGAAGGAATTTCCCGCCATTTAGGCTTACCGGAAAGTCGAGAATTTATTTTCTTATTTATTGCCACCTTTCCCGTTATTTTAGATACGGTCTTCAAGTATTGGATTTTCCGATATCTCAACCGTATTTCACCTTCCGCCGTGGCGACCTATCGAAATATGAATGAATAA
- a CDS encoding pentapeptide repeat-containing protein: protein MNGNLLDFSTFKFPQLFGVALIAASWIGFPAQAVDPNHLDRLLKDNECRGCDLIGAKLQGADLERADLLGADLRGAELAGANLMHADLRGANLRWADLSGANLSEARMVQPHPEDVGRDPLSGVEPGQVVSHLKAADLRDATLKGAAFYRTNLSGANLVRADLSEANLTQANLSLANLTETNLQSANLRGANLVRSKLNRAMMEFADLSFTDLSGALLIDANLRRANLRGAELLQVDPFRGQCDRPGCEAMPTYLDSADLSGADLRGARLKGAVLRQTNLSGANLYGADLTDAVLTEANLQEAYLRNTKLVDADLTGTIMPDGIINR from the coding sequence ATGAACGGCAACCTTCTGGATTTTTCAACCTTCAAATTCCCTCAATTGTTCGGCGTTGCACTGATAGCGGCGTCCTGGATCGGGTTTCCCGCGCAAGCCGTCGATCCCAACCATCTCGATCGCCTATTAAAAGATAATGAATGTCGCGGTTGTGACTTGATTGGAGCCAAATTACAAGGGGCCGATCTCGAACGGGCCGATTTATTAGGGGCCGACTTGCGCGGGGCCGAACTGGCGGGGGCCAATCTCATGCACGCCGATTTGCGCGGCGCTAATTTGCGATGGGCCGATCTGTCCGGCGCCAATCTCTCGGAAGCGCGCATGGTTCAACCCCATCCGGAGGATGTCGGTCGCGATCCCCTTTCTGGGGTCGAACCGGGTCAGGTGGTTTCTCATCTCAAGGCGGCGGACTTGCGCGATGCGACCCTCAAGGGGGCCGCGTTCTATCGCACCAATCTTTCCGGGGCGAATTTAGTGCGCGCCGATTTGTCGGAAGCGAATTTGACTCAGGCGAATTTATCCCTGGCGAATTTAACGGAAACGAATTTACAAAGTGCCAATTTGCGCGGGGCGAATTTAGTCCGCAGCAAGCTCAATCGGGCGATGATGGAGTTTGCGGATTTGAGTTTTACCGATTTGAGTGGGGCGTTATTAATTGATGCGAATTTGCGGCGGGCCAATTTACGCGGGGCGGAGTTATTGCAGGTGGATCCTTTTCGCGGACAGTGCGATCGCCCGGGATGCGAAGCGATGCCGACTTATCTCGATTCTGCGGATTTGTCCGGGGCAGATTTACGCGGCGCCCGCTTAAAAGGGGCGGTGTTACGCCAAACCAATTTAAGCGGGGCCAATCTCTACGGGGCCGATTTGACCGATGCGGTTTTGACTGAGGCTAATCTTCAAGAGGCGTATTTGAGAAATACAAAACTCGTGGATGCGGATTTAACGGGAACGATTATGCCGGATGGGATTATTAATCGGTGA
- the radC gene encoding RadC family protein, which translates to MTYSLRIADLPKNERPRERLIHHGPQSLSTAELIAILLGTGQGPGKLSAVGLGQHVLHKLGENERDPLAVLREIPIQELMQIPGIGPAKATTVLAAIELGKRVFYAQTTESKVIDSPDAAAAILSHQLMWQSQEKFAVLFLDVKNRLLGNKVLTVGTATETLAHPRDIFREVLRHGATRAIVAHNHPSGHLEPSPEDIELTRQLLKAAQLLQVPLLDHLILGNGNAQSLRQLTELWQDYPQAE; encoded by the coding sequence ATGACCTACAGCCTCAGAATAGCCGATTTACCCAAAAACGAGCGACCCCGGGAGCGACTGATCCACCACGGTCCCCAAAGCTTGAGTACCGCCGAACTGATCGCCATTTTACTAGGGACGGGTCAAGGTCCGGGAAAGCTTTCCGCAGTCGGTTTAGGTCAGCATGTCTTACACAAACTCGGCGAAAACGAGCGCGACCCCTTAGCGGTTTTACGCGAGATCCCCATTCAGGAGTTAATGCAAATTCCCGGGATCGGTCCGGCGAAAGCGACAACCGTACTGGCGGCGATCGAATTAGGAAAACGGGTTTTTTACGCTCAAACGACAGAAAGCAAAGTGATTGACAGTCCCGACGCCGCCGCCGCCATCCTCAGTCACCAGTTAATGTGGCAATCTCAAGAAAAATTTGCCGTGTTGTTCCTCGATGTCAAGAATCGCTTACTCGGCAATAAAGTGCTGACCGTGGGAACGGCGACGGAAACCTTAGCCCACCCGCGCGATATTTTTCGGGAAGTGCTGCGTCACGGCGCCACCCGGGCGATCGTTGCCCACAACCACCCCTCGGGCCATCTCGAACCGAGTCCCGAGGACATCGAACTCACCCGCCAGTTACTCAAAGCCGCACAATTGTTACAAGTTCCGTTATTAGATCATCTCATTCTCGGCAATGGTAACGCTCAGAGTCTGCGCCAACTGACCGAATTATGGCAAGACTATCCCCAAGCGGAGTAA
- a CDS encoding amino acid ABC transporter substrate-binding protein, producing the protein MRRLLLRRSAIAGLLVPVLLAVFGDRAVRGLSVLDTIAETGVIDLGVRSDLVPFGYRHSDGDLTGYCIDFVDLLRRQLLDPLNRRLPLGVRLFPTDSQPEFELAIDRIVQLDCGPHAIAATRDRPVAVSIPFFVTGVQFFVKSGEGAIDPDSDLEGKAIGVIRGTTAQTYLETEYPLADLKIFQGSYGVRRGIEGVISGRLDAFATDGIVAIGEMARRGLSANQYQLIPDIPLTCEPYGMLLPPEDPQWKALVDRAIASPEHERIWNRWFGSIMTDLDRDLDGSSIVNFEGIADRCFEKIERSSFDPDSIEKVRMAIGERRSPLPYFRFHFLFSKQISFTVID; encoded by the coding sequence ATGAGGCGCCTGCTACTACGAAGGTCGGCGATCGCGGGTCTGCTCGTCCCCGTTCTGTTGGCAGTTTTCGGAGATCGAGCGGTCCGAGGACTCTCGGTTTTAGACACGATCGCCGAAACCGGAGTCATCGACCTCGGGGTGCGATCGGATCTGGTTCCCTTTGGCTATCGCCATAGCGACGGCGATCTGACGGGATATTGCATTGATTTTGTCGATTTGCTGCGCCGTCAGTTGCTCGATCCCCTAAATCGCCGTCTCCCTCTCGGCGTTCGCTTATTTCCCACCGATTCTCAGCCGGAGTTCGAGTTAGCGATCGATCGCATCGTTCAGCTCGATTGCGGTCCTCACGCGATCGCCGCGACCCGCGATCGCCCGGTTGCGGTATCGATTCCCTTTTTCGTCACGGGAGTGCAGTTTTTCGTCAAATCTGGGGAGGGGGCGATCGATCCGGATTCCGACTTGGAAGGAAAGGCGATCGGGGTGATTCGGGGAACGACGGCCCAAACGTATCTCGAAACCGAATATCCTTTAGCGGATCTCAAGATCTTTCAAGGATCCTACGGGGTTCGTCGAGGCATTGAAGGGGTCATTTCCGGACGTTTGGACGCTTTCGCTACCGATGGGATCGTGGCGATCGGGGAAATGGCCCGCCGGGGTTTGTCCGCGAATCAATATCAACTGATTCCCGACATTCCACTGACTTGCGAACCTTACGGAATGCTGTTACCGCCAGAGGATCCGCAGTGGAAAGCTTTGGTCGATCGCGCGATCGCCAGTCCCGAACACGAACGGATTTGGAATCGGTGGTTTGGGTCGATAATGACAGATTTAGACCGCGATCTCGACGGGTCGTCGATCGTCAATTTTGAAGGAATTGCAGATCGTTGTTTTGAAAAGATCGAACGATCGAGCTTCGATCCCGATTCAATAGAAAAGGTGAGAATGGCGATCGGGGAACGGCGATCGCCACTTCCCTATTTTCGGTTTCATTTTCTTTTCTCAAAACAAATTTCCTTCACTGTTATCGATTGA
- a CDS encoding serine hydrolase, whose amino-acid sequence MHKRRRKQHKQPKKPVAIAQRRQRRIALTSILALSVGMSMPDPQAQAPPKPPETSTTGVREAYRTADVPETPAFPPIVPIGDRAIAAYEKLSETLQEKQFELEGKLTGQPYWERALQRGKRATELAKSDLKEVDLLYEIKDLWEEAIALLEKIPPETPYRDRARQKLPEYRQNLAQIVYTLEVAKSDFLVPIARNSGLSDRVKITICHLHSGICRRLRGNEPAASAASLMKVPIVVALMDKLTRENIRFDTPIYVDPGNFTEDASEIRTGETYPIHKLLVETIAHSSNIAPNQLIDYLGWDYINQVLADRGYEVMRVHSKFVGDLIYPRNPGNRRNTITSDELTDMMMRLYNREHLGDEIILNALEKQYDLALGFEGLKGAFGNWLGEKTGQTSKVLGTTLAMNLFGETYIITVIDDGFYSEPSIRQFISEVAEYIFQSGQL is encoded by the coding sequence ATGCACAAACGTCGAAGAAAACAACACAAACAACCGAAAAAACCAGTGGCGATCGCGCAGCGACGCCAGAGGCGGATCGCCTTGACGAGTATCTTGGCGTTGTCGGTCGGGATGTCGATGCCCGATCCGCAAGCACAAGCCCCTCCCAAACCCCCAGAAACTTCGACAACGGGCGTTCGCGAAGCGTATCGCACTGCGGATGTTCCAGAAACCCCAGCGTTCCCCCCAATCGTCCCGATCGGCGATCGCGCGATCGCCGCCTATGAGAAATTGTCAGAAACCCTGCAAGAAAAACAGTTTGAACTTGAGGGAAAACTGACGGGTCAGCCCTATTGGGAACGAGCTTTACAACGGGGAAAACGGGCGACCGAATTAGCCAAATCGGATTTGAAAGAAGTCGATCTCCTTTACGAAATTAAAGACCTTTGGGAAGAGGCGATCGCCTTACTCGAAAAAATTCCCCCGGAAACGCCGTACCGCGATCGCGCCCGTCAAAAACTACCGGAATATCGCCAAAATTTAGCGCAGATCGTCTACACTTTAGAAGTCGCCAAGTCCGATTTTCTCGTCCCGATCGCCCGCAATAGCGGCTTGTCCGATCGCGTCAAAATCACGATTTGTCACCTCCATAGCGGCATTTGTCGGCGCTTGCGCGGTAACGAACCCGCCGCGTCCGCCGCGAGTTTGATGAAAGTGCCGATCGTCGTGGCGTTGATGGACAAGCTCACTCGGGAAAATATTCGCTTCGATACGCCGATTTATGTCGATCCCGGCAATTTTACCGAAGATGCTTCGGAAATTCGCACCGGGGAAACTTATCCGATTCACAAACTGTTGGTGGAAACGATCGCCCACAGCAGCAACATCGCCCCCAACCAATTGATCGACTATCTCGGCTGGGATTATATCAATCAAGTCTTAGCGGATCGCGGTTATGAAGTCATGCGCGTTCACTCTAAATTCGTCGGCGATCTCATTTATCCGCGCAATCCCGGCAACCGTCGCAACACGATTACCAGCGACGAACTCACGGACATGATGATGCGCCTGTACAATCGCGAACATCTCGGCGATGAAATTATTCTCAATGCTTTAGAAAAGCAGTACGATCTCGCCCTCGGTTTTGAAGGATTGAAGGGAGCTTTCGGTAACTGGTTGGGAGAAAAAACAGGTCAGACGTCTAAAGTGTTGGGAACCACGTTGGCGATGAATTTATTCGGCGAAACCTATATCATTACGGTGATCGACGATGGTTTTTACAGCGAGCCGAGTATCCGCCAGTTTATCTCGGAAGTGGCGGAATATATTTTCCAAAGCGGGCAGTTATAG
- a CDS encoding alpha/beta fold hydrolase: protein MLKIMVDSSDRTSPIDLHVSVRGSGFPLLCLHGHPGSGRSMSVFADRLSRRFQTLSPDLRGYGRSRASGDFQMSDHLGDLDTLLDRHGIGQFAVLGWSLGGILAIELALRHPGRVTGLILVASAARPRGNHPPVSWQDLLYTGVAGLINRVVPAWSWNIETFGKRSLLRYLLGEHTPEAYRYLASEGMDAYLRTSSAATRALNRALRARYDRSADLGRIDCPALVMAGAADCHITAESSWETASLLPGARWQCYPNNAHLFPWEIPDRAIAVVEGWVEENWHAIVPSS, encoded by the coding sequence ATGCTCAAAATTATGGTCGATTCAAGCGATCGCACCTCCCCGATCGATCTCCATGTCAGCGTGCGCGGGTCGGGCTTTCCGTTGTTGTGTTTGCACGGACATCCCGGTTCCGGGCGATCGATGTCGGTGTTTGCCGATCGCCTGTCGCGACGGTTTCAAACGTTGTCGCCGGACTTGCGCGGTTACGGTCGCTCGCGCGCCTCGGGAGACTTTCAAATGAGCGACCATCTCGGCGACCTGGATACCCTCCTAGATCGCCACGGGATCGGTCAGTTTGCGGTCTTAGGATGGTCGTTAGGGGGAATTTTGGCGATCGAACTCGCTTTGCGCCATCCGGGGCGGGTCACGGGCTTAATTCTCGTGGCGAGTGCGGCGCGACCTCGGGGCAACCATCCCCCGGTCTCTTGGCAAGATTTACTGTATACGGGAGTTGCGGGACTGATTAACCGGGTCGTCCCGGCGTGGTCGTGGAATATCGAAACGTTTGGCAAGCGATCGCTGTTGCGCTACTTACTCGGAGAGCACACCCCAGAGGCTTATCGCTATCTGGCCTCGGAGGGGATGGACGCTTATTTGCGAACCAGTTCGGCGGCGACGCGGGCGTTAAACCGGGCGTTGCGGGCGCGCTACGATCGCAGTGCCGATTTAGGGCGGATTGACTGTCCGGCGTTAGTCATGGCGGGGGCAGCCGACTGCCACATTACGGCAGAGTCCAGTTGGGAGACGGCGAGTCTCTTACCGGGCGCCCGATGGCAGTGCTACCCCAATAACGCCCATTTATTCCCTTGGGAAATTCCCGATCGCGCGATCGCGGTGGTGGAAGGCTGGGTCGAGGAAAACTGGCACGCGATCGTGCCGAGTTCTTGA
- a CDS encoding DUF1816 domain-containing protein has product MNEIKELLISLLNLFGLACWAEIVTEKPGCTYYFGPFFSKQDAETATKGYLEDLQQENAQGINISIKRCKPQDLTIYDELADLNPYHGSPVFSGQM; this is encoded by the coding sequence ATGAACGAGATTAAAGAACTCTTAATTTCCTTGCTCAATCTCTTCGGTTTGGCGTGTTGGGCTGAAATCGTGACCGAAAAACCCGGGTGTACCTACTACTTCGGTCCGTTTTTCAGCAAGCAGGATGCCGAAACAGCCACCAAAGGCTATCTCGAAGACCTGCAACAAGAAAATGCCCAGGGTATCAACATCAGCATCAAACGGTGCAAACCGCAAGATCTGACCATTTACGACGAACTGGCGGATTTAAACCCGTACCATGGGTCTCCGGTGTTTAGCGGGCAGATGTAG